Within Thermococcus celer Vu 13 = JCM 8558, the genomic segment GTGGTTCTTTTCATGGGCTGGAGCAACAACCGCGCCCTCGACAGGGGAGAGATGAGGAGGGCAATGACGGCCTCCCTTCTGACGGCCTTCTTGGTGATGGTACTCGGAGACGGCCATCTCCTAATCCCCTCAGGGCTAAGGGACTACTTCCTCGGCGTGCTTTCCACAATAATAGGCTTTTACTTCGGCTACCGCGGAAGGGGGAGCGAGGAAGAGAGGTTCAACAGACTGGTGCACACAATAAAGTCTGGAGGAGAAATTAAAAACGAGGGAAAAGGTAGGAAGAATACAAACGGCTAACCTTCAAAAACCGCCACCTCTTTCCCATCGGGGTCGAGGACGTGGACAACGACGTCTCCGTTCAGCCTCTCCTCAAGGCCCGAAACCAGCTCCATGTAAGTATCTTTGGCCGAGTTTGCCTCTTCAGCTGTCTTGAAGGAGCTCATGGCCCTGACGTGGTAGGTGGAGCCGTTCTTCTCGAGGATTACGTCCCACGGCCCGCTTCCCGCGAAGTCGAGCAGGTAGTTCAGGACTTTCTGGGCCTCTTCCTCGCTCGCCTCAGTGTACCAGACGTTGATGTCGTTCAAGGAAACGTAGCGGTACCTGCTCTCCACCTGGTAGAGGACGTTCTTTTCGTCATCGAGAACCTGGAGAAGCACTTTATGACTGTTGAAAACGTCCTGCGACATCTTTGACGCCAGAAAGATTAGGTAGAACTTCAGAGAATCCTCCATTTCGCTGGAACTCTTGTAAGTGCTTGTCAATCCCACGGTGTAGCCGTTATCTTTCTTTACGTAAACGTCTATCTCATCGGGGTTCAATTCGGCGTTTATGAGGTTAATAAGCGCCTTTGCCTGATCAGTGGATACCTCTCCCGAATAGTGGACTGTAACCCCGTTTATACCGAGGGTTTTTTCACTCTCGACGTTAACGTCTGGGCTCTCGACACAGCCGCCCGCGAGCACAAACATCGCGAGGAGCAGAGCCGAGAGCGCGTAAACCTTCCTCATATTCCCACCTCACTTCTTCACGAGCCTGTATATTCCAACCTTTGCAGTGTAGCTTTCGTCGGGGTTCGGTGGCGCGTAGTCAACTCTGACCACAAAGGGCTTCGCCGAGCCGTAGATCATACTTGAGGTATCCTCGTAGGAAGAGACAACCTCGTTTGTGTCAGGATCGAGTATCTTGATGCCCTTAACGACCCCAGTTCCCCCGGCCTCAATCTTGTACTTCCCAGGTTCAAGGATGTGCGAAAGGTAAAAGACGTCACCACTTACCGTGTCGCTCTTCACTTCCACGGGAACCTTCTCGTAGAAGGTCTCGTAATAGTACTGCATGCCGAACGCCGCCACGATGCCGAGCACTATCAGCACGAAAAACCCCAGGATCAGTTTCTTAAAGAATCCCATCCTTCTCACCCCCTCACCCCTAAAACCCGAAGAGGCCTCCTCCCTTGACCTTAACGCCGAGGTCGGAGAGCTTCTTCTTTATCTCCCGCTGGTTCATGTTTCCCGAGAACTTGTTCTTCTCCTTCCACTTTATCTCCATCTCATCATTTTTGCCCTCGTCAACGTTGCCCCCCTTGAGCTTGACCTCCTTTATCTCGCGGAGGGGAATCGAGAAGTTCTCAGGGGCCTCGTTGGCTATATCCTCCGGGGATATGTCGTAGTAGCGCTCGTGCATCGTCCAGCCAGATGCGAGCCTCTTGAAGAAGCCGTCTCCCCTCTCCTTGGCCCCCTCCCTGGCCTTCTGAATCATCTCCTTCTTCACGTGGGCCACTATTATCCTCTGGTCGGTCACGACCAGGTTCACAAGGGCGCTTTTGAGGAACCCCTTGTGGTACTCCAGGTTGGGTATTACGTAAAGGACTTTCTCCGTCTCAAACACCTCCAAATTCTTTCCAATCTCATCAAACAAGCCTCCTGATGAGCATTAGGGCTAGCTTTGCAAACAAAAGAAGGAGAGCTAAAGCTACCAAAAGCAGGAAAAGGCCCAGAAGCGGGCCCAAAACATGGAATCCGGTCAGGGGTTCCGTTTCAGCCCCCTCCAAGGTTTGCATACCTTATCGTTATCCTGTGGGAGCAGTCGCCGGTCTTCTCGTGTGAGACGAGCTCGAAGGCTGTAAGCGTTCCATCGGAGTTGAGGTTGACATAGACGTGACCCATCTTGATCTCTTCGGCAATCTCACCCGTTGGATAGCCCGAGGTCGGCACCTCGCTTGGGTCTAAGGTATCGAGGTTCCCCTCCCCAATCTTAATCCAGTGGCCGAGTAAAGCAGGGTAATCAACGCACCACGGCTCTGCCACGAGATCAACGTCGTCCCATACGTTCTCACTTATCTCATCGTAGCCCTTCAGCTCGCCCGTGGAGAACTTTATCGCCATTGTTCCTTCCGTATCGAGGGTAACGGTGTTGATTTCCCCCATCTCCCCGCTGGAGGCAGCTGAGGTCGTTGTGGTAAGGAAGGACTCGTAGCAGGCCCTGGCCTTCTGGTATTTGGCATATGCCTCCTGAATCTCCTCATCGCTCGCTCCGGAAGATTGAAGGGAAGTGACGTTGTTGTAAGCCTGGACGAAGAGCCTGTACGCTTCCTCCTTGTTGTCCGGGCAGAGGAAAGTCCCCGACGTCCCGTTCGCGCTCTCCGGTGGGTAGAGGGTAACGTTCTTCTCGAACTCGTCAAAGACCCCGTCTAAGTCGTAGTCGTGAAGGTCGGGGTTTCCGTCGTAATCAACGTCGCGCTCGTCTATTATCCCGTCGGAGTTTATGTCCCAGGCGTCAACCTTCCCGTCCCCGTTGGAGTCGTACACGTCGGGAATCCCGTCACCTGTTACATCCCACGCGTAGCTCTCCACACCGTTGAAGGTCGTCCTCCAGGTGTCCGTCTTTCCGTTGTAGTCCTCGTCGAGGTATGCAGTATCGTAGTTCCCGTCGCCGGTCGTGTCGAGGTAGATGGCATCTATCTTCCCGTCCTTGTTCCGGTCAACAAAGAGCACCGAGCCGTTTGCCATTGGGACTTCGGCGTACTCGTCCCCTATGTAAACGTCTCTACTCCCGTCGCCGTTGGAATCAACCCAACCCTTTTCAACGGAATCCCCAAAGAAACCCCCCGAACTTGAGGTGTTCCCTCCAGGGTTCATGCCATTGGGGAAGTTGTCCCTTACCCTCGTAAGGTCTTCTATTATGTGAGGATTCACGTAGTAAATGTAAGCTGTCCCAAGGAGTAGCAGAATAAGAAGCAGGCCCGTTAGCTTACCCATTTTCCTTCACCTCTACGAAAACAGGGTCGCTAAACCAGCCCCCCGAAACGCGCTTGAACTTCTTGCCCGTCTCGTAGTCCTCGTAGATGCCGGGCTTTGCCGTCTCGTGGAGTACGTAGCCGTTCCAGGTAAACCAGCCCTGGTTCCTCTCCTCTATCTTCTTTCGGAGGTTAATCAGGGAGCCGAGGGTAGCGTCTGCCATGTTCCCAAAGTAGCCACTCCTGTCGAGGAGCTTCCCTATCTTTGCCGCTCCGTCGAGGACTATTATTGCCACCTTGGTGCTCTCGGGCAGGTTCATCTTCTTGAGCTCCTCCGCCTGCTTCATCAATGCCCTCGCGTCCTGTGCAACGATGAAAATGTTTGCGGGCGTCCTGAGCATCTTAACCGTCTCCGTTCCCTTCAGCTTGACGGTGTCTCCAACTGTTTCAAAGTTACTCGCCACGAAGTTCGCCCAGTCGAGGGCTCCGCCAGAGCCATACTGTCCTCCAACGAGCCACTTGGGCGGCTCAAGGATTCCCGTTAGAATAGCGTTCATCGTGGCTTCCCTCTCGGCCTCGGTCTGCGAGTTCTCATAGATGAAGCGCCTCATAGCTATCCTCCGCTGTATGGGATCGTAGCGGTACTTCTCGGCTATCTGTCTGAGCTGGTAGCGCTTCTCTGGATCGTCCGCGAATATTGAGATGTACCGGTTGATCTCCTGGTTCCTGTAGACCTTCTCCTCCATGTAGGCGTTCATCTCCTTGACCATTCTGTCGGGGTCGTCCTTGTACTGCTCGTGAAGCTCGCGGAGGTGCTCGATGTAGAGATCGTAAACGCTCTTCATGCTTGGAGTGGTCTCTATCATCTTGTTTATGTAGGCTATGTGCCTCTCCATCAGCGACTCCGCCCATTCGAGCTTTTTCTGAAGGATACAAGCGTCGCAGGTCGCTATGTCGGGGTCTTCGCAGTCAACGAGGCCGTCCATGTCGTTGTCTATCTCGTCTCCAGGCACTTCAACACTCGCAAGGGTTACGTGGACGCTTCTCTTTGCCAAGAGCTTCTCCTCGCCGTTCACCTTCCCGTAAAGGCTCACGGTGAGCGCTCCCTCCTTCACGGCCGGGTCACTCATGTAGAGGACGTCAAGTATCTCGTTGTCCTCAACGGGAAGCCTCTTGGAGCTTCCGTCTGGAAGGGTAACGATAGCGTAGAGATCCTCGGCACCGCTCCCCCTTACCTCCGCATAGAGGGGTAAAGAAAAGAGGCCGTCGATTACCTGCTTCAGGTGGGCGCCGTCCTTTGGCGTGAGTACGTTTAGGGAGTAATCCGTGAAGTTTCCCTCGAACACAAAATCCCACGATATTTCCTTAGAATCGCCCCCACTGCCGTCGCTGACTGCGAAAACCACCCTTACCTTTCCCTCCTTCAACTGCCCGGGCTTTATTGCCACATCGAGGACAACGGGTATGGTTGTGCTCGACCCGTTTATCCAAGCGTAGGCCACGGTACTGTTCTTCGGGGTCCCCATGTAGGTGTAGAACTCCTGGGCAGAGTGGAGCTTTATCGCCTCTCCCCCGTACTGTCCGCTTGGGTCTATGTAGTACGCCTGAATTCCCGAGACGTCGCTGTTCCTGTCGAAAACGGCCGTCGTGAACATAAGCCTCGCGCCGTTTTCTATATCTGTCTCGTTGAACGTTAGGGTTCCAAGGTAGCCCGGGGAGAGTTTGGCGCATCCTGAGCCGGGGATGCAGAGCTGAAAGTCGCTAAGGAGCTTCGCGGGATAGGGCTGAGCCTTCAGGGACGCTAAAACTGCATTCTTCACGCTTTTTCCCAGAGAGCTCGCCTGAGAGTAGGCGTAGGCCTTCATCGCGAGCATTGAGGAAAGGTAGGAGTCATAATCATCCCGCATGAACTCCGTTTGGCACTCCGTCTGGTTGTTCTCGTTAAGGTGGCAGGTCGTGGAGAGGAAGGAATCAAAATTGCGCTGGAAGTTAATGTATTCCCCGGAAATCTGGATTGAGATTCTGAGATCCCCAAAGGGGAACTCATGGGAGTAGAAGGAACGCAGACCTGTCCTAAAATCAACTGTGATGTTCTCTCCAACGGGCTCTCCATCCAGAGTTTCGGGATAAAACGCGGTTTTGTAAAAGCTGTAGCCCAAGAGAAAACTTATATCTTCGCCGTTTTCTGATTCTCCTGAGTTTTGAAGGGTCTCGTCCATGGATGGGGCAATGCTAATGCCCGGTGTGGGGACGTCTCCTATTTCCACGGCCATCAGATCTTCGCTCGTTTTAACGGGGTACTCCGTTATGATAACGAGGACGGTGTAGTTAACGCCATCACGTACGGTCTCGCCGAGCAGGACGACGCTGTTTGCACCGTTCTCCTGAAGGCTGGAAGTTTCCACGACGTTTATTCCAAGCCCCCGAAGCGCTCCAGTTGGGGGACTTACTGCTCCAGCCGTTAGGGGGGCGAGGAAAAGGAGTACCAGCACCACACCTGCCAGAGTACGTGTGTTCACACAACATCCCTCCTGCTTGAAAAACCTCCAAAAGGGAGGAAAACAAAATATTGCCCAATACGGGGAGTAGCATAGGCCAACGCGGGTTAGATACATTGATTCTGGCCAGCTGCACCTATTATTTCCCTGAAAAACCCATCTCGCGGAAAAAGAAAAGCGGGACAGGTTTTCCTTTTCACGAGTTACGCAGTTATGGGTAATAAGGGTTTCGGAAAAGAAAATTCGATTAATGGCAGGTTCAAAGTGCAGTTTGTCGAAGTTCCTTCGCCAGCTCAACCAGCTTCCTCGCCCTCTCCAAAGAGACCTCGTTCTCGACTTTTCCCTCGCGCTTTATCCACGTTCCCACTATGAAGCCGTCGGCATACTTCCAGAGCTCGGGAAGGTTGTCGTAGCTCGTTCCCGAGCCGACTATCACCGGCACGGGAGAAATCTTTTTGGCCAGGGCCAGTTTTTCAACATCCACGGGCTTTCCCGTCGCTTTTCCGCTCACCACAACGGCATCGGCCAAACCCCTTTCAACCGTGTCAAGAAGGGCGTCCTCAAAATCGGAAAAGTGTACGGCGTGCTTGACGTGCACATCCGCTAAGACCTTTATCTTTGAAGGTAAGCGCTTCCTCAGCATCGCCAGCTCGTGGGCGATGCCCTCGATAATCCCCTGGTCGGTGTATGCAACCCCGCTCAGCACGTTCACCCTTATGAAATCAGCCTTCACAGCGTAAGCTATCGAGTAGGCAGCTATCCCGTCGTTGCGGAGGACGTTTATACCGAGCGGGAGGGAGACTTCATCTCGGATGGCCCTCGCCACAACTGCCATGGAAGCGACGGTAATTTTATCGGCGTACTTGGGAAAGGGGACGTCGCCAAAGTTCTCGACCATTACCGCGTCGAAACCCGCCTTCTCAAGGGTCCTCGCGTCCCTCAGAGCGGAATCGATGACCCCGTCAAGGTCCCCGTCGTAGAGATAAGAGCCCGGCAGGGGCCTGAGATGAACCATCCCGATGAGGGGCTTCTTTTCAAAATCCATGAGATCACCAAACGGGAGAAAGGGCGGGGGTGTAGTTAAGGCTTTCGAAAACGGGGAATGGAGTACAAAGATTTACACCGATGAAAAACTTTATATAACGGGCCAAAGAGGTAATAGGTATCATGGTGAGGCGGAAATACATCGCCTTTCTTACCCTCACACTCCTCTCCCTCATGATCGCTTCCCTCGTCCTCGGACCAGTCCTGATTGGGGTACCCCCCGGAACCAGAAGCATTGAGGGGATACTATCACCGAGGCTCCCGCCGGGAAACGAGAGCAACGAAACCGTGCCTCTGGTGGAGGTCCCGTTTTCACCCCACTTCGTCCTCCTGGTGA encodes:
- a CDS encoding calcium-binding protein, producing MGKLTGLLLILLLLGTAYIYYVNPHIIEDLTRVRDNFPNGMNPGGNTSSSGGFFGDSVEKGWVDSNGDGSRDVYIGDEYAEVPMANGSVLFVDRNKDGKIDAIYLDTTGDGNYDTAYLDEDYNGKTDTWRTTFNGVESYAWDVTGDGIPDVYDSNGDGKVDAWDINSDGIIDERDVDYDGNPDLHDYDLDGVFDEFEKNVTLYPPESANGTSGTFLCPDNKEEAYRLFVQAYNNVTSLQSSGASDEEIQEAYAKYQKARACYESFLTTTTSAASSGEMGEINTVTLDTEGTMAIKFSTGELKGYDEISENVWDDVDLVAEPWCVDYPALLGHWIKIGEGNLDTLDPSEVPTSGYPTGEIAEEIKMGHVYVNLNSDGTLTAFELVSHEKTGDCSHRITIRYANLGGG
- a CDS encoding BtpA/SgcQ family protein → MDFEKKPLIGMVHLRPLPGSYLYDGDLDGVIDSALRDARTLEKAGFDAVMVENFGDVPFPKYADKITVASMAVVARAIRDEVSLPLGINVLRNDGIAAYSIAYAVKADFIRVNVLSGVAYTDQGIIEGIAHELAMLRKRLPSKIKVLADVHVKHAVHFSDFEDALLDTVERGLADAVVVSGKATGKPVDVEKLALAKKISPVPVIVGSGTSYDNLPELWKYADGFIVGTWIKREGKVENEVSLERARKLVELAKELRQTAL